Proteins encoded in a region of the Rutidosis leptorrhynchoides isolate AG116_Rl617_1_P2 chromosome 9, CSIRO_AGI_Rlap_v1, whole genome shotgun sequence genome:
- the LOC139868572 gene encoding uncharacterized protein, protein MYEGAKSCVRTPVGNTEFFRIEVGLHQGSALSPFLFALIIDELSRGIKESIPWCLIFADDIVLVLEYKNELNSRLEQWREALEQNGLRISRQKTEYLRCDFIRTEDEQNVRESISIGDQILHPQESFRYLCSVLHKSGRIDEDATHRIKVVGSLLEQQLLPGMPLELCLQGFLALLFEVTTSVDIVAS, encoded by the exons ATGTACGAAGGGGCAAAGTCTTGCGTTAGGACACCAGTCGGAAACACGGAGTTTTTCCGGATAGAAGTAGGCCTGCACCAGGGATCTGCTcttagcccttttcttttcgcCTTGATCATCGACGAGCTGTCTCGAGGGATAAAAGAGAGCATCCCTTGGTGtttgatttttgccgatgatattgtgctTGTATTGGAATACAAGAATGAGCTAAATAGTAGACTAGAACAATGGAGAGAGGCCTTAGAACAAAATGGTCTACGGattagtagacaaaagacggaatatcttaggTGTGACTTCATCAGGACTGAGGATGAACAAAATGTTAGAGAGAGTATCAGCATCGGGGACCAGATCTTGCATCCTCAAGAGTCATTCAGATATCTATGCTCGGTCCTAcacaaatcggggaggatagacGAGGACGCGACccatcgtattaag GTAGTTGGCTCTTTGCTTGAGCAACAACTTCTACCTGGCATGCCTCTCGAGTTATGTTTAC